The sequence CGGAATTGTTGACTGCTGATGATTCGCTAATGCCTTTCCATCGCAGGTTATCTGTCAAAGGCGAATGCCGAGCGGCTTTGGATGGTTATGAGATGGTGTGGAATCCGGCTGATAACAGTTGGATTTATGCGCATATACTCGCAGATGCCTGGAATTTGTTGAATGACATTTATGAATTTGTGCCTGGCGATCACCGTCACCATGTTGATTTCAATAAATTGAACAACAATCCGACAAACATTCGCCGTTTGTCACCTGATGAACATATTAAATTGCATCATGAGAATATTGAGCGGGGGCTGCGCCGTCCCGAATCTCTTGAGAGGAGTCGTAAAACCCGTCAAAGCGCAGAATTTCGCTCAAAGATGAGTGCGCGCATGAAGCAGACAGAGACACGCCCAATATTATCTCAACAGGCAAAAGCGCAATGGGATAACCCTGAATACAAAACCTATATGGCTGAGAAATGGCTGAAATTTTACGCCTCAAATGAAGCCTACCGTCAAATGAATGCTCAACAATTGAATCAGGCACAAATTGAATACTGGGCGAAAGATGAGCATCGTCACGCACCATCCGAGCGGGTCCGCGCGTTTTTTGCAAATCATCCTGAAGTGCGCGACACGTTTTCTCAGCAAGCCAAGCAGCAATGGCAGAATCAAGATTTGGTTGAATGGAGACGCCAAAAAACTTCAGAGCAATGGACGGAAGAGTTTAGAAATAAACGCAAAAATGCCTTGCACCAAACCGATTATCGAAAAACCATTGGCGCGTTGAAACAGATTGAATTGGAGAACGGGAACCTTGACCTTGAGGCTTATCGGAATTTGCGTATTGCAACCCAAGACAAATCCCTACTTCGATTCGATACGTTTTGCAAACGTTACTTTAATGGCGACACGGCTAAAGCATACGAAGCCATTGCCAACTACAATCATCGTATTGTCAAAATCGAGAGATTAACCGAACGCATGGATGTTTATGACATTGAAGTACCCAACACCCACAACTTTGCGCTTGCCAGTGGCCTGTTCGTTCATAACAGTGCAAAGCAAGGTCGTGACCGCCGCACGCAGGCGATTTTGCCGCTCAAAGGAAAAATTCTGAATGTTGAAAAAGCCCGCTACGACAAGATGCTGTCGCATTCGGAAATCTCCGCGATGATTTCGGCGCTCGGCACCGGCATCGGCAAAAACGATTTTGACCCGACCCGGTTGCGCTATCACAAATTGATTCTTATGTGCGACGCCGACGTTGACGGTTCGCACATTCGTACCTTGCTGCTGACGTTTTTCTATCGCCAGATGCCGCAACTCATCGAACAGGGACATGTGTATATTGCGCAACCGCCCCTCTTCAAAGTCAAAAAAGGTCGCAGCGAACAATATATGCGCGATGAAAAAGAGCTGTCGAAATTTCTGCTGCGTAAAGCAACTGAAAATGTGACGGTCACCGTGAAAAACGCCGGTACGCAATATAAAGGCGCGGAACTTCGCAAGGTGCTTGAAAAACTTTCCGAACTCAGCACCTATGTTGAAAAGCTGGAACATCGTCTGCACGACCGCAAACTGGTCGAAACCATCATTGATGCTTTTGCCGGGGTGAAAGGCGTACTGGCTTCCCGGGAAGGGATGAAATTGCACGAGGTCTTCGCTAAAGAGAGCCTTTTGCAAAAAGTGTCATCAGCGTTGGAGAAAGCCGGATACGAAACCCTGCTTGAACAGGACGAAGAGCATAGCATTTACGAAATCGCCGTGGTTCGTTCGCGCAGCAGCAATCGCTTGATGATTGATTGGGAACTCGCAACCCACGTCGAATTTCAAAAAGCCATTCAACTGTATGGCGACCTGCGGGAACTGAGCGCGCCGCCATTCGAGATTGCCGATAACGGCAACAGCGCGACGGTTGAATCACGCGATGCGCTGTTGGAACACATTATGGGCGCGGCGAAAAAAGATTTGACCATCCAACGTTATAAAGGTCTGGGCGAAATGAACCCCGAACAACTCTGGGAAACCACGCTCAATCCAGACAAACGCACGCTGCTCAATGTGCAAATCAACGATGCCGTTGAAACCGATGAAATGTTTACCGTGTTGATGGGCGATGCCGTTGAACCGCGTCGTCGGTTTATCGAAGATAACGCGCTTGAGGTTAAAAACCTCGACATCTAAAACAAGCGTTTGGTCGATGAATACAATTGGTCTATCGAGTTTGGTCATTCACCTAACTTGATAGACCAATTCAACCCATCGCCTTTCATTGATTAAAAGTATACAAAATCCGCGATGCGTGATTTAGAATAACCACAGATGTTGTCCCCTTCATCAATTCACTGAATTCACCAAAGCCCCGCAATCAATCAAGCAGGTTTGCCCTTAGGCGCACCGATTCAACCTTTTGAATTTGTGCTGAAAGCCCTCAGAAGTTGTGAGGTAGATGCAAAATGTTTGGAAAAGAAAATCCCGTACTCTCAATCAAAGAAATCAAAAACCGGTATGTCAATGAATGGGTAGCCCTGGCGATTGCCGAAACCGATGCCGATGGCTTTGCCGCCGCAGGCGAAGTCATCACCCATGACAGAGATGAAAGTTTTGTGTGGACGGCGGTAAAACTGCGAGAAGTCGAAGACCCGATTTATGTCTTTTTCACCGGCACCAGGCGCAAGTTCCGAAACGTCGCGTAATGAATCAAAGCCGCTTCTTTAAAGCTTTGACGCAATCGCTCGCATAAAAACATCCAGGCTGATATTGCGTCCCGAAATAATCGCCGCTAGCGATTGACCTGTGAGTTTCGGCGAATGCAACGCCGCCAGACTCACCGCCGCAGACCCTTCAATCATCACATGCTCTTCGCGCGCAAATCGGTAAAGCGCCTCACCAATTTCCGCTTCACTGACAGTAATCATGTCATCGACGAAGCGCTGCACAATCGGAAACGTAATCGAACCGGGTTCGATGTTTCCCGCAAGCCCATCGGCAATGGTGTCGTCTTCGATGACTTCAATAATCTGCCCGGCTTTCAAAGCTTCCATCATCGTCGGCGTTGTAGCGGGTTCCGCGCCATAAATTTTGATTTGCGGATTCAAGGCTTTTGCGGCAAGCGCGATGCCGGCAATGAGTCCGCCGCCGCCAACCGGAATGACCATCGCGTCAAGGTGCGGCGCGTCTTCCAAAATTTCAAGCGCGATGGTTCCCTGTCCGGCAATCACTTCGAGGTCATTATAAGGCGAGACAAAAGTTTTGCCGCTTTCGCGTTCCATTTCACGCGCGGCGCGCTCGGCTTCGTCATAATTTGCGCCACGTTCGATGAGGGTGACGGGGAAGCGACGAATGGCTTCGACTTTGGCGCGCGATGCGGACTTTGGCACCACGATAGTTGCATCGATTTTCAAAACCTCAGCGCCGCGCGCGACCGCCAATCCGTGATTGCCCGCTGAAACCGTCAACACGCCGCGCGCTTTTTCTTCATCGCTGAGCGCCGTGAGTTTCGCCATCGCGCCGCGCAATTTGAAAGAGCCGGTCTGCTGAAAGCATTCCAGCTTTAAAAATATTTCGCGGCTGAGTTCTTTCGTAAGCCATCGCGAATACTCGGTCGGCGTGCGCCGCACCCATTCGGCGATGCGCGCGCGCGCCTGCTTCACTTGTTCGAGAGTAACTGAGTTCATAAAAATTTGAATTTCAGTAAATATCCAAATCGCGGGCTGAGACCACTTTGCCCGAATAAAATTGCTGCACCTCTTTTACCAAATCTGCTTCGCTGGTTCCCCAGAACAGTTGATGATACAAAATCAACAAACCGGGTTTGGTTTGCGTGGCGAGATCAGCGAGTTGGCGTGAAGAGGTATGAAAATTCGCATGATATTTTTGCCATTCGGGAGGACGGCGCGCAAACCCTGCGGTTGAATAGACCTCGTGAATCAACACATCGCAACCATCGCAATTGTCAATCACACTTTTTGCGGGCGTTGCATCACCTGAGATAACAATGGTTTTGTCGGGCGTTTCAAACCGAAAGCCGAACGCCTCGCGCCACGAGCCATGCGGCACGCGAAAGGCTTTCACGCGGACATTTTTATCCTGATAAATCATGCCGGGTTTGAGGTCTTCGGCAATCACCCGATAGCCGGTTTTGTTTGAGGGTTCCAACCCTTTGGTGCGGATTTCAATATCTTCTCGATAAGCCTGCAACAAATGATGAGACATGGTTTTGATGCCGCGTGGCCCGAAAACTTTTAATGGCTCCTGACGTTCCAGTGTCCACGGCGTGAAGATTAAATCGGCAAAACCCAACGTATGGTCAGAATGCAAGTGGGTCACGAACGCGGTTTTGAGTTTATCGACTTTCAATCCGGTCACGCCTTTTTGATAAGCGGCGGCGGCGCGACGCACCACGCCGGGTCCGCAATCAACAATGTAAGGCGTGTCATTGACGACAATCGCCACGCTTGGTCCCGAACGTTCGGGGTCGGCATTGGGTGTGCCGGTTCCAAGCATCACGATTTGCGTAATTGGCTGCTTGTTCGTTTGCGAATTATCGCTTGCGGGTTTGGTCGTATGGGTTGATGTAGCAACGACAAAAATAAAAATCAACGACAGGCAAGACATTTTGTATTTCAAGGAAATCACCTCCAAAACAATGCCAGGATGATTAATTGATACGCTCCATCACGGCGGCAAAAAAACCATCGGTGGCGTGAAGATGCGGAAAGGTTCTAACAAATCCTTCGCGGGTGATGCAAACATCCGGCGCGTTCGGCGCAAGCAATCGAAACCCTGAATTCATTTGCAGAAAATTCTGTACAACCGCTTCGTTCTCTTGGCGTTCGATTGAACAGGTCGAATAGACCAGTTTGCCGCCTGCTGCGACGACACTTGCGGCGCGGTCGAGTAATATCGCTTGCAAAGTTGCGAGCCGCTTGAGGTCATTCACCACCAGTCGCCATTTGATTTCAGGATTGCGCCTGAGCGTTCCGGTTCCCGAACACGGCGCGTCAAGTAAAACCCGGTCAAATGATTTTGCGCTTTCAACGAAGGGCAATCCTAGGGTGGCATCGCAAGCGACGGCGTCAACCGAAGTCACCCCCAACCGGTTGCAGGTGGTCATCAAGGTTTTCAAACGATGGGAATATAAATCGGCGGCAAGGATTTCCGCTTGATTATCGGTGAGCGCGGCAAGCAGCGAGGTTTTAGAACCCGGCGCGGCGCACATATCGAGAATGCGCTGTGCGGGTTTGACATCGAGTAATCGCGCGATGAGTTGCGAGGCTTCGTCTTGAATATAAATCCGCCCGGCTTCAAGGGCGCGTGTGAGGCTCGCTATTGAACCCTGTTCGACTACGAAAGCCTGACGAGCAATTTTAGAAGGCGCGATTTGCACACCGGCTTTGGTCAATTCGTCCAGCACTTCATCAACCTGTGCTTTCAGGGTATTGACGCGAAAAGCGAGCAAAGGCGTTTGATTATTGGCTCGCGCAAGTTCTGTGGCTTCAGTTTCGCCAAAGGTTTTTATCCAGCGTTCGAGCATCCAGCGCGGGTGCGAAACGGCTATCGCCAATTTTTCGAGCGCGTCGTTTATGCCTTCGCCCGGTTGGTCTTCGAGATGCCTCGCAGCGTTGCGAAGCGTTGCATTCACAAACGGCGCGGCGCTTGATTTGCGGGCAAATTTTACGAGTTTCACTGATTCATTGACCGCCGCCGATGGCGGAATGCGGGTCAGGAAACGCAGTTGATAAAGCCCCAGGCGAAGCGCCAGCAATACCGCTAAATCCAACTTTGCAATTTTTCGTCCGGCATATTTTTTGATGAAATAATCGAGGGTTTTTTGTTGGCGCAACACGCCGAGCACCAGTTCCTGGGTTAGCGCCTGATCTTCACGCGAAAGTTGGTTGAGGGATGCCAGCAACACCGATGCGTAAGCGTTTTCGGAAGCGACACGATTGAGAATTTCAAAAGCCACGCGCCGCGCGTGAGTGATTTCGGGGTGTTTACCTGACGGGGATTTTCGTTTTGCAGATTTCATCAAGCACGTCGATTATAGCGCAGCGCCGGTTCACGCGCCTGCAAAGATTACTCGACGGATTGTGAATTCCAGGCGTATTCACTTTCTTCATCTGCGGTAGTGGGGTTCGCGAAAATTTTATAACGAGCCGTCAGCGAAGCGGAGATGGCAGCCAGAAAACAGAATATCGGCGAATAGGCGTGCGATAACAGCGCCCCGGAAACCATGAAGCCGACAATACTGACTTCGATTGCCGAAGCCAGCCACCACAATTCCTGGGCTTCGGTTGCGTCACGCGCCAGGCGTCGCGCCCTGCGCGCACCCAAAATTGCCGTGATGATGATTGCCAGAAAACAGAGGATGCCGCCGACACCGAGTTCCGCCATGACTTGAATGAACGAGTTGTGCGGCGAGATATAAATGTGACCGTCGGATAAAACCCGATGCGCTTCGTTAAACGAGCCGATGCCTACGCCGGTCAGCGGATGAGTGATGAGCATTTTTATGCCGTTTTGCCAGACGCTTTTTCGCCCATGCCCATCCTGCATATTGTAGTCCTGCTCCAACGCAAAAATCGTATTGATACGATTCCAGAACGAAGCCGGCGCAGCCACCACGAAAAGCGTCGCGCAAACGAGCAGCCCGATTAACACATATTTTCGCGCTTCACTTGATGAGCGAACGAAAATGAACAGGCTGATGACCACCAAACCTAAAAAGCCGCCGCGCGAAGCCGTCTTCACCATTCCTAAAAGCATCAAGCCGATAGCGCAAAAGAGCAGGAGGCGAGATTTGAAACTTGCTTCTTTCATCAGGAAAAAAGCGAAAGGCAGGGTGACGACAAACAAGAGCGCCAGATCGTTTACATCATAAGTGCCGCCCACCATCATTCGTTGTTCGGCTTCATAAATCGAAACTTCGGGACCAAAGCCGGTCATAATCGCCAGCACGATCAGCGAACAACCCAAAACCAACGCCCCGGCAATCATTCGCGATGAGCGATTGTCTTTTGCGCCCTGCACCAACAGGTAAGCGAACACCACATTTTTGACAAAGGTTTCCATCAGAAAATTAACGCTGCCGCCGCGCCAGTAAGAGAACGGCAGGGTTAAAACGCCAAGAAGCAGAATGCCAAGCAGATATTTAAATTGGGGGATGTCACCTAAACGCCAGCGATTGGCAATCAGATGCGGGGTGGTAACAAAAATGATGGCAACCAGAGCGACGATGATTTTAACCAGCGGCAAACCATTCAATTTGGGAAAAAGCTGCATCAACTGCGTCACGAAAAACAGCGTCAATACCGATACGCCCAGCACAAACACCGACGGTTTGGTTTTCGCCGCCGCTTCAGACCGCGTTTCACTTTTACTCGCTTCGAGTTCGGTGTTGTCGGTGAATTCAAATGATTCGTATGTGCTGCTCATTTTGTAACTTTCTGTGATTATTCACCGCGCACCCAGACATTGCGTTTGCCGAAAATAAAGTAGAATAAGCCGACAATCGCCGCGGCGTTCATCACTGAAAAAACATAGACGACATTAAAAATTTTTACCCTGATTTTACGTTTAGCCAGAAGCCAACCAAACAACACACTCAGATAAAACCCCGATTGGAAAGCCAGCGCAGTTTTATAAAAAAGCGCCGCCAAATCACCCGCGTTTTGCAGGCAAATGCTGATATTGGCAATCAGCAAAATCATCATCAGGATGGGCGCGGCAAGGCGCAGCAATTTATGCGACCAGAATTGCCATAACAACAGATTGTTGGGAAATAACAATCTTGGCATCAACTGGCAGAGTTGATAATTGCCTGTCAGCGTCCGTGCTTTGCGGGAAAACTCGCGCCTTGCAGATTGAGGAGCACGGTCGTGCGCGGCGGCTGCGGGTTCATAAATGACGCGGCTGCCGCTTAAAGCGATTTGCATCGGCGTATAGACATCATCAAGGATAGTTTCCGGCGGCAAGGCTTTCCACAATTTTTTACGAATCGCATAAATCGCCCCGGTTGCGCCAATGATGGAATTGAACCTGCCTTCGTTTTGACGAATCCACGCTTCGTATTGCCAATAAAAGCCGACACCTTCGACCACCGTTGAACCGCCGGGTTTACTTATTACATAGGAACCGGAAACCGCGCCGACGGTGGCATCGGCAAAATTCGCAGCCAGTTCTTTGAGCGCCTGTGGTTCAAAGCTTTGTCGCGCATCGGCAAACACCAGGATGTCGCCGCTGGCATGTTGTACGCCGAGATTCAAGGCGCTCGGTTTGCCCCTGCGTTCCGGGTAATGCAACAGGCGCACGCTTTGACTGGTGAACGATTCTGCGCATTCAACGGTGCGGTCGGTTGAGCCATCCGAAACCACAATGATTTCCAAATGGGTTTTCGGATAATCGCTTTGCAATAGATTGTGAATTCTTGCGGCGATGTTTTTTTCTTCATTCAAACAGGCGATGATGACTGTAAGATGTGGCGTAAACGGTTGTTTGCTAACGTGTCTTCCGCGAAAGCGCGCAAGCATCCACACCGCGAGTGGATAGCCGACAAAGGTGTAAAGGAGTGCTGCTATGGAAAACCAGAAAAGAAATTTTGCCATGTTTGAATCACCGCAAATTAAACGTGAGCCAAAGCCTTCTGACAAGTTAAATTCGTAACTGTGTTCTGATTCCTGATTTGTTTATCAACGAATGGAAAAATTATTCGATTGACCATTTATTGGTTATTGAAGCCATCTCAGGTGTGCATCTCGATTCTTGGTTAGCGCCATATGATTAAAACAAATTCTTCCACTGATTCCAGTTTCAACATCAGGAAAGGTTTACCTGACCGCGATACCCAGGTCATCAGCAATGAAGCGTTTCATAAAGTCGAAACCCACAATGCTCAGCCGGAAATTTTTCCCAATGCTTTGCCTGATAAAAAAACATTAATCATTGGCAGCCTTTGCATCACCATTTTTGTCACGGCTTTTGTTCTGTTGTGGTGGAATAAATATCTTGGCATTACCAATGACGGCTGGCATTTTTTTCACGCGCAGAGAATGTTGAATGGCGAAATTCCTTATCGTGATTTTTATCTCTTCATTCCGCCGCTGCATCCTCTGCGACTGGCGCTTGAAATCAAACTATTCGGCAATTATTTAATCGTTCCGCAAATTTTCGGACTCCTTGAACGCTTGATTTTATTCGTGGTTTTATTCATCTGGCTGGCGCGCTTTTTCCCGGTCAAATACGCCTGCATAGGAGTTATCGCCGGAGCGGTTTTTTATCTCGCGGATTATTCCGAGACCCTCAGTTCATTGCATCACGAAGCGGTTTTTTTTCCGACACTAGCGGCTTTCAGTTTAAGCGCCGCTTATAGCAAATCTCATCGCCAAACCCGTTGGTTGATGGTTGCCGGGTTTTTTGCTGGACTCGCATTTTTAGGAAAGCAGACCTCGGGGCTTGGCATCACGGCAGCAATTCCCGGGTTTTTGATTTTCGCGGACTATAAATCCGGCTGGCGGTTGTTGGCGAAAAAGCTCGCGGCATTCGCCGCCGCTTTCATCTTGCCGGTCGGGATGGTTTTCAGTTGGCTTGCCGCAAATCATGCCTTTTCGCCGTTCATCGAACAGATTTTTCTTAAAGGTCCCACCAGTAAAGGCTCACTCGCGCAATTGCTGATTCGCCCGATTGCCATGACGCTTGAAGAACCTTATATGCGGCGCACGGCATTTTTGGCTCTGGCAATCATTATAGGGTGTGCTTATTTGATTTATCGCAGCAGAGGCAAAGCGACCAATCCCACAACCAACCGTCAGCTGTTGGTTATCACCACCGGCGCGTTTTTATCATTGGGCGCGGGAATAATGATTGCGAAATTGACGACGCTTTCTCTGCAATCCTATTTTGCCAAACTGGTTGAACAATTGCCGATGTACATCAGTCAAATCGGCATCCTCGCCATGTTGATTTATATCGCTCAACGATTTTTTCGCGGGAAATTCAACAAACAGGATTTACCCCTCGGCGCGTTTGTGTTTTGCGGCGCGGCGATTATTCTGACCCTCTCTTTTTCGTGGTCGGTTTATGTGTCGATGATTATTCCGGCGTTGCCTTTTTTAATCGCTTTGGCGCTCACCCATCTCGACAAGCGCCGCTTGACAGGTTTTGCGCGTTTTGGACTGCTCGCCGGATGCGCGTTGCTGATCATGTTCACCGTCGCGCAAAAACTTGAACGCCCTTATAACTGGGCGCACTGGATCGAACCGAGTGTCGAACAGGCGACAGTTGCTTCAACGCTTCCTGAGTTGCGTGGTATTCAAATGTCACCTTTAACCAGAGAGCGCGTCGAACGCATCACTCAGTTGATGCAAACTCATGCAAGCGAAACCGAGCCGGTTTTTGTCTATCCGCATCTGCCGATTTTTTATAGCCTCTCGCATCGTCGTCCAAGCACGTTTGCGAGTGTCCATTTTTTTGACGTCAATCCCGATTATGTCGCCAGACAGGATGCCGCCGAACTTTTGCAACATCCACCGGCGGTTATTGTCGATTTTCAGTTTACGCCTGAACAGATTGCCAATAACGAAATGCTGTTTCGCGGCGGCGCGCCAAGCGGGCAACGCGACATCGTTGACGCCATTCACCAATTGACGGTTAATTACCAGTTGCTCGAAAGCTACAGCTTGCCGAAAGGTAATGTGATTCGCGTCTGGGCAAAAAAGTCATGAAAGCGTAGGATGCAAACCATGCGTAAGTGGGAACCGCAGCTTAGAATTTTATATTTCGCGCCGCGTCTTTGCGTCCCGACCAATACCGGCGCGCACCTGCGCAATTTTCATCTCACGCGTGAACTGTCACAATCGGCGCGCGTGGTTTTTCTCTCTTTCCCGAATCAGGATTCAGAGACCGCTGTTGATACAGATGAAACCAAGGAATGGGGTGTCCAACGTGTAGTGACAGTGCCGCGAGCCGGCGGTTATTCTGCCGGTAAAATTTTGCGCGGCGCGGTTGGCAAAACCCCTTTGCCGATTCTCAACTACACCACAGACGATATGCACGAAACCCTTGCGCGATTACTCGATGAAGAAGATTTTCACATCGTGCAGATTGAAAGCGTGCAACTGTCCGCTTATCTGCCGACGATTCGCCGGGCGCGCTCAAAACCCTCAATCATTTGCGACTGGCATAATGTCGAATCGGAATTGATGCAACGTTACAGCGAACACGCTACGAATCCTGCCCGAAAAATGTATGCGCGAATGACAGCGCGGCGTCTGGAAGCGGTTGAACGCCGCGTGTTGCGCGATTGTGATGCCCATTTTACGGTCAGCCAACGCGACCGTTTGCGACTACTTGAGATGAACCCGAAGGCGCAAATTTCGGTTGCCGATAATGGCGTCGATGCGCGGCATTATTCCCCGCAAGCCTGTCAAAAAGCCTATGAACATTGGCTAAATAGCCTATCGGATAATTCTTTAAAAAATCGTTCGGCAATCAACGGACGCCCACGTTTGTTATTCGTCGGTTCGATGGATTATCACGCCAACATTGATGCGGCGCTCTATTTCGCGAATGAAATCTGGTCGGAGGTTTACCAGAAACACCCTGAAATGATTTTCACTATCGTTGGTCGCAATCCCGCAAAAGTGGTGCAGGAGTTGGCGAATTTACCCGGCATCGAAGTCACCGGCACTGTTGATGACGTGCGCCCTTTTTACGCCGAAGCCTTTGCCTCGGTTGTGCCTTTAAGAGTTGGCGGCGGTTCGCGTTTAAAAATTCTTGAATCAATGGCTGCGGGGGTGCCGGTCATTTCGACGCGACTTGGAGCCGAAGGCATAGCGGTGTGCGATGGCGAAAATATTTTACTTGCCGATAGCCAAGCGAGTTTAGCGCAGCACATATCACAGGTTCTTATTAATCGGGAATTGCAGAATAAATTAAGCCAAGCCGCGCAGACGCTCGTGCATAAAGGTTATGACTGGTCGGCAATCGGTAGCGTTTTATTGAACGCTTATGCGAAGCTATCGCAAGCCAATCGCTGGTCTTTTGAAAGCACCGGTGTCACGCTGACATCTTAGAAATCATTGTTGAACGGCTTTTATCGGGTGAAAGCGGTTTTCAAGGAACCAAACATTTCATGAAGTTACTGGCAATCATCGAAGCGGGTTCGATCACCGGACCTGCAAAAAATCTTCTGGCATTTTGCGAGAACGCCCGCTGTCATGCGTTTGATAATTTGCCGCGCATTGAAACCACGCTTGCGACCTTTCAAAGAGCCGGTTCTGCAAACTCATCGAATGAATTCATCGCCTGCGCTCAAGAGAAATCCATTCCCATCGAAATCATCGAAGAACGGTTTCGTTTCGACACCCGCATCATTGGTGATGTGAAAAAGCTGGTCAACCAATTGCAGCCCGAGGTCATTCAAACGCACAACGTCAAATCGCATTTTTTAGTGAACGCATCGGGACTGTGGCGCGATATTCCCTGGGTGATCTTTCATCACGGCTACACGGCGACCGATTTCAAAATGCAGCTTTACAATCAACTGGATCGCATCTCGATTAGAAATGCGGCGCGCGTCGTCACCATGAATCAGGCATTTGGGCAGCACCTTGAAGCCATTGGCGCGAAATCTGCAAGCATTAGAATTTTGCACAATGCGGTTGACGTCGAAAATCTGACGAATATCAATCAACAGGAAACAGAAAATTTAAAAACCCGTTTGGGCATCGCTGATAATCAACCCGTTGTAATTGCCATCGGACGATTATCGAAAGAAAAGGGACACCTTGATTTAATTCGCGCCTTTGCGCGGTTGCTTGAACTCGATGCGCAAACATCAGCCAGATTGTTGATTGTCGGTGATGGTCCTGAACGCCCTGTACTTGAAGAAACGGCAAATAATCTGGGACTCAAAGCGCGTGTGGTATTTGCAGGGCAAATAAGTGATGTGAAGCCATTTTACGCGCTGGCTGATTTGCTGGTTTTGCCTTCACATTCTGAAGGCTCGCCCAATGTTTTACTTGAAGCGATGGCGGCGCGTGTGCCTGCGATTGCGACAGCGGTCGGCGGCG comes from Acidobacteriota bacterium and encodes:
- the gyrB gene encoding DNA topoisomerase (ATP-hydrolyzing) subunit B — its product is MSTNTQAYGAESITVLEGRDAVRKRPAMYIGSTGDMGLHHLVYEVVDNSVDEALAGYCDRVDVTIHIDNSITVVDNGRGIPVDIHPKEKVSAAQVVLTILHAGGKFDSNAYKVSGGLHGVGVSVVNFLSEWLRVEIWREGNTYEQEYVRGIPQYKLKLTGKTRKRGTKITFKPDAEIFDTTEFNFDTLSQRLREKAFLNSGIRITITDERSEKAHEFYYKGGIAEFVKHLNKNKNVLHNQPIAFSKEGTNDDPVSIDIAIQYNDSYNEIVHTFANNINTVDGGTHLSGFRAALTSTINSYAKSAGLFKKDDEKLAPEDVREGLVAVVSVKLPQPQFEGQTKGKLNSDVKGQVQSFVNENLGQYFEENPAVAKRIISKALDAARAREAARKARDLVRRKGALDSTSLPGKLADCSEKDPTLCELFIVEGDSAGGCWSGDTLIQLAEGRAISFKKLIEEQEAGKEHFCYTMRPGGRIGVEKIINARLTKKDTEVIQITLDNGEKLVCTPDHPFMLRDSSFKPAELLTADDSLMPFHRRLSVKGECRAALDGYEMVWNPADNSWIYAHILADAWNLLNDIYEFVPGDHRHHVDFNKLNNNPTNIRRLSPDEHIKLHHENIERGLRRPESLERSRKTRQSAEFRSKMSARMKQTETRPILSQQAKAQWDNPEYKTYMAEKWLKFYASNEAYRQMNAQQLNQAQIEYWAKDEHRHAPSERVRAFFANHPEVRDTFSQQAKQQWQNQDLVEWRRQKTSEQWTEEFRNKRKNALHQTDYRKTIGALKQIELENGNLDLEAYRNLRIATQDKSLLRFDTFCKRYFNGDTAKAYEAIANYNHRIVKIERLTERMDVYDIEVPNTHNFALASGLFVHNSAKQGRDRRTQAILPLKGKILNVEKARYDKMLSHSEISAMISALGTGIGKNDFDPTRLRYHKLILMCDADVDGSHIRTLLLTFFYRQMPQLIEQGHVYIAQPPLFKVKKGRSEQYMRDEKELSKFLLRKATENVTVTVKNAGTQYKGAELRKVLEKLSELSTYVEKLEHRLHDRKLVETIIDAFAGVKGVLASREGMKLHEVFAKESLLQKVSSALEKAGYETLLEQDEEHSIYEIAVVRSRSSNRLMIDWELATHVEFQKAIQLYGDLRELSAPPFEIADNGNSATVESRDALLEHIMGAAKKDLTIQRYKGLGEMNPEQLWETTLNPDKRTLLNVQINDAVETDEMFTVLMGDAVEPRRRFIEDNALEVKNLDI
- a CDS encoding threonine/serine dehydratase; its protein translation is MNSVTLEQVKQARARIAEWVRRTPTEYSRWLTKELSREIFLKLECFQQTGSFKLRGAMAKLTALSDEEKARGVLTVSAGNHGLAVARGAEVLKIDATIVVPKSASRAKVEAIRRFPVTLIERGANYDEAERAAREMERESGKTFVSPYNDLEVIAGQGTIALEILEDAPHLDAMVIPVGGGGLIAGIALAAKALNPQIKIYGAEPATTPTMMEALKAGQIIEVIEDDTIADGLAGNIEPGSITFPIVQRFVDDMITVSEAEIGEALYRFAREEHVMIEGSAAVSLAALHSPKLTGQSLAAIISGRNISLDVFMRAIASKL
- a CDS encoding MBL fold metallo-hydrolase; amino-acid sequence: MISLKYKMSCLSLIFIFVVATSTHTTKPASDNSQTNKQPITQIVMLGTGTPNADPERSGPSVAIVVNDTPYIVDCGPGVVRRAAAAYQKGVTGLKVDKLKTAFVTHLHSDHTLGFADLIFTPWTLERQEPLKVFGPRGIKTMSHHLLQAYREDIEIRTKGLEPSNKTGYRVIAEDLKPGMIYQDKNVRVKAFRVPHGSWREAFGFRFETPDKTIVISGDATPAKSVIDNCDGCDVLIHEVYSTAGFARRPPEWQKYHANFHTSSRQLADLATQTKPGLLILYHQLFWGTSEADLVKEVQQFYSGKVVSARDLDIY
- the rsmB gene encoding 16S rRNA (cytosine(967)-C(5))-methyltransferase RsmB, whose amino-acid sequence is MKSAKRKSPSGKHPEITHARRVAFEILNRVASENAYASVLLASLNQLSREDQALTQELVLGVLRQQKTLDYFIKKYAGRKIAKLDLAVLLALRLGLYQLRFLTRIPPSAAVNESVKLVKFARKSSAAPFVNATLRNAARHLEDQPGEGINDALEKLAIAVSHPRWMLERWIKTFGETEATELARANNQTPLLAFRVNTLKAQVDEVLDELTKAGVQIAPSKIARQAFVVEQGSIASLTRALEAGRIYIQDEASQLIARLLDVKPAQRILDMCAAPGSKTSLLAALTDNQAEILAADLYSHRLKTLMTTCNRLGVTSVDAVACDATLGLPFVESAKSFDRVLLDAPCSGTGTLRRNPEIKWRLVVNDLKRLATLQAILLDRAASVVAAGGKLVYSTCSIERQENEAVVQNFLQMNSGFRLLAPNAPDVCITREGFVRTFPHLHATDGFFAAVMERIN